In Oryza sativa Japonica Group chromosome 3, ASM3414082v1, one DNA window encodes the following:
- the LOC4334869 gene encoding transcriptional corepressor LEUNIG_HOMOLOG, with the protein MARSNWEADKMLDVYIYDYLVKRNMHNTAKAFMTEGKVATDPVAIDAPGGFLFEWWSIFWDIFDARTRDKPPQPQPQPPPPIPIDIKSREQQMRLQLLQQQQNAHQQRRDPPLNAAMDALNSDVSAVLASKMMQDRMRNPNPTDSDASHQLLDANRIALLKPATNQTGQLVQGASVNMSALQQIHSRNQQPDMKGDAAMSQRSMPTDPSTLYGSGMMQPKSGLVSTGLNQGVGSVPLKGWPLTVPGIDQLRSNLGVQKQLMASPNQFQLLSPQQQLIAQAQSQNDLARMGSPAPSGSPKVRPDESDYMMKLKMAQMQQPSGHRLMELQQQQQQLQQNTRKRKPTSSGAANSTGTGNTVGPSPPSTPSTHTPGGGLPVASNMNIVQKSSLICGADGTSGLASSSNQMDNLDSFVDFDENVDSFLSNDDGDGRDIFASLKKGSSEQDSLKGLSLSEFGNNRTSNNKVVCCHFSTDGKLLASAGHEKKVFLWNMDNLNMDTKIEEHTNFITDIRFKPNSTQLATSSSDGTVRLWNAIERTGAVQTFHGHSSHVTSVDFHPKSTEVLCSCDDNGEICFWKIGQSKVSRISRMKQGGTGRVRFQPQIGQLLAVATGSIVNIVDVEKEASLHSLPKVHTNEVNCICWDEKGERVASVSQDTVKVWSVASGACIHELRSHGNQYQSCIFHPRYPNVLIVGGYQTMELWSLSDNHRNTVQAHEGLIAALAHSQFTGMIASASHDRSVKLWK; encoded by the exons ATGGCGCGGAGCAATTGGGAGGCAGACAAGAT GCTGGATGTGTACATCTACGACTACCTGGTGAAGCGCAACATGCACAACACCGCTAAGGCCTTCATGACCGAGGGCAAGGTCGCCACCGATCCCGTGG CCATCGATGCTCCTGGAGGCTTCCTCTTCGAATGGTGGTCCATCTTCTGGGACATCTTCGATGCAAGAACAAGAGACAAACCACCACAGCCTCAgcctcagcctcctcctcctattCCGATAGAC ATCAAATCCAGGGAACAGCAGATGAGGCTCCAGCTACTGCAACAGCAGCAGAATGCCCACCAGCAGCGAAGAGATCCCCCTCTCAATGCTGCTATGGATGCTCTCAACTCTGATGTTTCTGCTGTCCTCGCTTCTAAAATGATGCAAGACCGAATGAGGAACCCCAATCCCACCGATTCCGATGCTTCCCACCAACTCCTGGACGCTAACAGGATTGCTCTCCTCAAACCAGCAACTAACCAAACTGG ACAACTGGTTCAGGGTGCCTCGGTCAACATGTCAGCTCTACAGCAGATCCACTCAAGAAACCAGCAACCT GACATGAAAGGTGATGCTGCCATGTCACAAAGATCAATGCCTACAGACCCTTCAACTTTGTATGGATCAGGAATGATGCAACCAAAATCTGGATTAGTTTCCACTG GATTAAATCAAGGTGTTGGTAGTGTACCACTGAAAGGCTGGCCTCTTACA GTCCCAGGTATTGACCAACTCCGGTCAAATTTAGGTGTGCAGAAGCAGTTGATGGCATCTCCAAACCAATTTCAACTTTTATCGCCACAACAACAATTAATTGCTCAAGCACAATCACAGAATGACCTTGCTAGAATGGGTTCTCCAGCTCCATCTGGTTCACCAAAGGTTCGACCAGATGAATCAGATTATATGATGAAG TTGAAGATGGCTCAAATGCAGCAGCCCTCAGGTCACCGTCTTATGGAattacagcagcagcagcagcaattgcAACAG AATACTAGAAAACGGAAACCAACCTCTTCCGGCGCAGCTAATAGTACAGGCACAGGAAATACTGTTGGCCCTTCCCCACCCTCAACTCCTTCCACTCACACACCTGGTGGTGGGTTACCAGTGGCTAGCAACATGAACATTGTACAAAAGAGTTCATTAATTTGCGGTGCAGATGGAACCAGTGGACTTGCTTCATCCTCAAATCAAATG GATAATCTGGatagttttgttgattttgatgAAAACGTTGATTCATTTTTGTCAAATGATGATGGAGATGGGCGGGACATATTTGCTTCATTGAAGAAAGGGTCCTCAGAGCAGGATTCCTTAAAGG GTCTCTCGTTGAGTGAGTTTGGTAATAACCGTACAAGCAACAATAAGGTTGTTTGCTGTCACTTCTCCACAGATGGGAAATTGCTGGCTAGTGCTGGCCATGAGAAAAAG GTCTTCCTCTGGAATATGGACAATCTTAACATGGATACTAAAATAGAAGAACATACGAACTTTATTACAGATATAAGATTCAAACCGAATTCAACTCAGTTAGCTACATCATCTTCTGATGGAACTGTTCGACTATGGAATGCAATCGAA CGAACTGGTGCTGTACAGACTTTTCATGGGCATAGTTCCCATGTAACCTCTGTAGATTTTCACCCGAAATCTACAGAGGTTCTATGCTCTTGTGACGACAATGGAGAAATTTGTTTCTGGAAAATTGGTCAAAGTAAAGTTTCACGTATCTCCAGG ATGAAACAGGGTGGTACTGGTAGGGTCAGGTTTCAGCCTCAAATTGGACAGCTCCTAGCTGTGGCAACTGGAAGCATTGTGAATATTGTTGATGTTGAAAAGGAGGCAAGTTTGCACTCACTGCCTAAG GTTCATACCAATGAGGTAAACTGCATCTGTTGGGATGAAAAGGGTGAACGTGTGGCATCTGTAAGTCAGGATACTGTGAAGGTTTGGTCGGTAGCATCAGGCGCATGCATCCATGAGTTAAGATCTCATGGAAACCAATACCAGTCTTGCATATTTCATCCAAGATATCCGAATGTTCTGATAGTTGGTGGTTACCAG ACGATGGAGCTATGGAGCTTGTCAGATAATCACAGAAACACGGTCCAGGCACATGAAGGCCTTATAGCTGCTTTGGCGCACTCTCAGTTCACTGGGATGATAGCTTCTGCGAGCCATGACAGATCCGTGAAACTGTGGAAATGA
- the LOC4334870 gene encoding uncharacterized protein produces the protein MVVMVRQRQQRQPVMVVVMVCWALLATAARGNCRDECLAGCQGWAIICHLSCNSACLGEVGISAMSTATPQSITDQDQQHPSQQQQQAQQSVSVLKGLDPDKI, from the coding sequence atggtggtgatggtgaggCAGCGGCAGCAAAGGCAgccggtgatggtggtggtgatggtgtgcTGGGCGctgctggcgacggcggcgcgcggaaaCTGCCGCGACGAGTGCCTCGCCGGGTGCCAAGGTTGGGCCATCATCTGCCACCTCTCCTGCAACAGCGCCTGCCTCGGCGAAGTCGGCATCTCCGCCATGAGCACCGCCACACCACAGTCCATCACGGATCAGGATCAGCAGCATCcatcacagcagcagcaacaagcaCAACAATCGGTCTCCGTGCTCAAGGGTCTCGACCCTGACAAAATCTGA
- the LOC4334871 gene encoding COP1-interacting protein 7, with protein MRPETRLDSAVFQLTPTRTRCDLVVIANGRKEKIASGLLNPFVAHLKVAQQQIAKGGYSITLEVDPEIDAPWFTRGTVERFVRFVSTPEVLERVTTIESEILQIEDAITGQGGDNLGLRSVEDYNEKLAECIGGSKTNYDLDGDKSLILYKPGIQPPPPVQNDNATQEENSKVQLLRVLETRKIVLRKEQAMAFARAVAAGFNIDNLGFLITFADRFGASRLMKACTQFTELWRRKHETGQWIEVEPEAMSARSEFPPFNASGIMFMGDNMKQNLETLSISNGDANGEDAAKADQRTAQHSGAPSEYLHGPYQSAYPPWAIHPPYPMQGMPYYPGVNPYYPPPYPPMDDPRYHHSERRVSRKHSSDSKDSETLDDESGQSGSEIESSHGHKLHKKGKRSGKKKPSVVVIRNINVTSKKHGSSESESQTSSDVASEDSDDSHTEYSKRKNKRSSSKKKESRKIILEPGDEYSRDEVAHRQDGDQGNWNVFQSFLLRTEEKTKDNDADLFATERGPPPARRKESRTTDDPLLLVERDSTDFNEGKTIGFNSAHGRIRSRKMLSGDELVISAEGRSFVDGDIKEIEAGGGGYRRGASEDFIVYGQEKPMDSGSYLDPLAEGQYKSPTLMEKNMHSVADESFMIPVRSNSQDNLGPESCTAIDIDVELPGTVKKTTDAKAGDQLFYEPDELMPEREYEDVTYGYDPAMDYDSQMQIQPAIMVEDANADDVSLGVEGEVKKLEKDKKLRLQECLDKKKDASARRLPSSKTRLTDAQKRAQNLRAYKADLQKAKKEQEEEQIKRLERLKQERQKRIAARSSTSNSISTPQQVKVKPSPKTSPSTYKSSKFSDAEPGSFSPLRKLPARTTAESDHQKTGKASKLSDSSTNAVSKSTSSLAAMKKEKNGRNELSSERLKKLAEPKSNALTDRPSNSKFASMDHSRRKSMPEDTQTKKISAIMQLDQRKSATLPELKVKSPRAPSISVKNKTIAREIRDGDPGGKSPPTLEVTDGKKADVEVSRISNSDDNVVVEKTVVILENEVVSTPPLILPPGRTSENETSSNDRTQKPSMELEYTAIRAPPSPAVLPEAENPTIHRHNDQGNYEVMTEHLKDETEELTLSAVEKPYQAPFARVTSLENDSATIHAYPHALPVESETPVHAESIRARVLDPVSTVSVEETPEANEKPRNKESKGFRKLLKFGRKSHTSGTMDSDASSVDGALAGDGSMLKTLISRDDSGSSSKASRSFSLLSPFRRQKVIVL; from the exons ATGAGGCCGGAGACGCGGCTTGATTCAGCGGTGTTCCAGCTCACCCCCACCCGCACAAG GTGTGATTTAGTTGTGATAGCAAATGGACGGAAGGAGAAGATAGCCTCTGGTTTGCTGAACCCGTTCGTTGCACATCTCAAGGTTGCCCAACAACAGATTGCAAAGGGAGGGTACTCCATCACACTTGAGGTAGACCCAGAGATTGATGCACCATGGTTTACAAGGGGCACCGTGGAGAG GTTTGTCCGTTTCGTCAGTACACCAGAGGTCCTGGAACGAGTAACGACTATAGAGTCTGAGATATTGCAGATCGAGGATGCCATCACTGGCCAGGGCGGTGACAATCTTGGATTGAGATCT GTAGAAGATTATAATGAAAAATTGGCGGAATGCATTGGAG GTAGCAAGACAAATTACGATCTTGATGGGGATAAATCACTTATTCTGTACAAG CCGGGCATTCAACCACCTCCACCTGTGCAGAATGATAATGCAACTCAGGAGGAGAATTCAAA AGTTCAATTACTTAGAGTTCTGGAGACTCGCAAAATTGTCTTACGTAAGGAGCAGGCTATGGCCTTTGCGCGTGCTGTAGCGGCTGGGTTTAATATTGACAACCTGGGATTTTTGATCACATTCGCAGACCGTTTTGGTGCTTCACGCTTGAT GAAGGCATGCACACAGTTCACTGAGttgtggagaagaaagcatGAAACTGGCCAATGGATTGAAGTTGAACCGGAGGCAATGTCTGCACGGTCTGAATTTCCTCCCTTTAATGCTTCTGGAATTATGTTTATGGGAGACAACATGAAGCAAAACCTGGAAACGCTTTCTATTTCGAATGGAGATGCAAATGGTGAAGATGCTGCTAAAGCTG ATCAGAGGACAGCTCAGCACTCAGGAGCTCCCAGCGAATACCTCCATGGTCCATATCAATCAGCATATCCACCATGGGCAATTCATCCACCATATCCCATGCAAGGCATGCCTTACTACCCTGGGGTGAACCCATACTACCCTCCACCCTACCCCCCAATGGATGATCCTAGGTACCACCACTCAGAGAGGAGAGTATCAAGGAAGCACTCGTCAGATAGCAAGGACTCAGAAACATTGGATGATGAAAGTGGCCAGAGTGGTTCAGAGATAGAGAGCTCTCATGGCCACAAGTTGCATAAAAAGGGCAAGCGATCAGGCAAGAAGAAACCCAGTGTAGTTGTCATAAGGAACATCAATGTGACGTCAAAAAAGCATGGCTCATCAGAGAGCGAGTCACAAACGAGTTCTGATGTAGCATCTGAGGACAGTGATGATTCACACACTGAATACAGCAAGCGAAAGAATAAGAGATCTAGttcaaagaaaaaggagagcAGAAAAATCATTCTTGAGCCTGGAGATGAGTATAGCAGGGATGAAGTAGCTCACAGGCAAGATGGAGACCAAGGAAACTGGAATGTCTTCCAGAGTTTCTTGCTAAGAACTGAAGAGAAGACAAAAGATAATGACGCAGACCTATTTGCTACTGAGAGAGGACCACCGCCAGCAAGAAGGAAAGAAAGCAGAACCACTGATGATCCTCTTCTTTTAGTGGAGCGAGATTCTACCGATTTCAATGAAGGGAAGACAATTGGTTTCAATTCAGCCCATGGGAGGATTAGGTCCAGGAAAATGCTGTCTGGTGACGAACTTGTGATCTCGGCTGAAGGTAGGAGTTTTGTGGATGGCGATATTAAGGAGATAGAAGCTGGAGGTGGAGGATACAGGAGAGGAGCAAGTGAAGACTTCATCGTTTATGGTCAGGAAAAGCCAATGGACAGTGGGAGTTATTTGGATCCTCTTGCAGAGGGACAGTACAAGAGTCCAACCCTGATGGAAAAGAACATGCATAGTGTGGCTGATGAGTCCTTTATGATACCTGTTAGGTCTAACTCACAGGATAATCTTGGACCAGAAAGCTGTACCGCCATTGATATAGATGTTGAGCTTCCTGGAACTGTTAAGAAGACAACAGATGCAAAGGCTGGAGACCAACTTTTCTATGAGCCCGATGAGTTGATGCCAGAGCGTGAATATGAAGATGTCACATATGGATATGATCCAGCAATGGACTATGATAGCCAGATGCAGATTCAACCTGCCATCATGGTTGAAGATGCAAATGCGGATGATGTATCACTGGGGGTTGAGGGTGAAGTAAAGAAGCTAGAGAAAGATAAGAAGCTTAGATTACAGGAATGTTTGGATAAAAAGAAGGATGCTTCGGCCAGGAGATTGCCATCGTCAAAAACCCGGCTAACAGATGCACAGAAACGTGCACAAAACCTGCGGGCATATAAAGCAGACCTTCAAAAGGCAAAGAAAGAGCAG GAAGAGGAACAGATTAAACGGCTGGAAAGGCTTAAGCAAGAGAGGCAGAAGAGGATTGCTGCAAGAAGTAGCACATCTAATTCAATATCAACACCACAGCAGGTCAAAGTGAAACCTTCACCAAAGACTTCTCCCAGTACCTACAAGAGTTCAAAGTTTAGTGATGCTGAACCAGGATCCTTTTCACCTCTAAGAAAGCTTCCTGCTAGAACTACTGCAGAGAGTGACCATCAGAAAACAGGAAAAGCTAGCAAACTAAGCGATAGTAGTACAAATGCAGTGAGTAAATCAACCTCATCATTGGCAGCgatgaagaaagagaaaaatgggAGAAATGAATTGTCCAGTGAGAGATTGAAGAAACTTGCTGAACCTAAAAGTAATGCTTTGACCGACCGTCCTTCAAATTCAAAGTTTGCTAGCATGGACCATTCACGAAGGAAAAGCATGCCAGAAGATACCCAAACAAAGAAAATATCTGCTATAATGCAGCTCGACCAGAGGAAATCAGCAACTCTACCAGAACTCAAAGTCAAATCTCCACGAGCTCCCTCTATATCTGTGAAAAATAAGACAATTGCTAGAGAAATAAGGGATGGGGATCCTGGAGGTAAATCACCTCCCACTTTAGAAGTTACAGATGGAAAGAAAGCTGATGTAGAAGTCTCCAGGATAAGCAACAGTGATGATAATGTGGTGGTTGAGAAGACTGTTGTGATTCTTGAAAATGAGGTGGTTTCAACACCTCCTCTCATTCTACCTCCTGGAAGAACATCAGAGAATGAAACTTCTAGCAATGACAGAACACAGAAGCCCAGTATGGAATTGGAGTACACTGCCATCAGGGCTCCACCTTCTCCAGCTGTTCTTCCTGAAGCTGAGAACCCCACCATCCATAGACACAATGACCAGGGTAATTACGAG GTGATGACGGAGCATCTGAAGGATGAGACTGAGGAATTGACCTTGTCTGCTGTGGAGAAACCCTACCAGGCCCCTTTTGCTAGGGTGACATCGTTGGAGAATGATTCAGCCACCATTCATGCTTACCCCCATGCACTACCAGTTGAATCTGAAACACCTGTGCATGCCGAGAGCATTAGGGCTCGAGTACTAGACCCAGTATCGACAGTTTCAGTGGAGGAGACCCCTGAAGCAAATGAAAAACCTCGTAATAAGGAATCAAAAGGCTTCAGGAAACTTTTGAAGTTTGGTAGGAAGAGCCACACATCAGGTACAATGGATTCTGATGCATCATCTGTTGACGGAGCCTTAGCCGGAGACG GGTCAATGCTGAAAACCCTCATTTCGCGAGATGACTCTGGTTCTTCATCTAAAG CTTCTCGGTCGTTCTCCCTACTGTCACCGTTCCGCAGGCAGAAGGTGATTGTACTGTGA
- the LOC4334873 gene encoding probable aquaporin PIP2-8: MAAGSGSGSNPKDYQDPPPAPLVDTGELGKWSLYRAAIAEFTATLLLVCISVSTVIGEKRQSGEGGAGVLGIAWAFGGLIFVLVYCTAGISGGHMNPAVTFAMVLARRVSLPRAALYTMAQCVGAVCGAGLARAMHGGGQYARHGGGANELAAGYSAGAGVVAEMVGTFVLVYTVFSATDPKRKARDSHVPVLAPLPIGLAVLVVHLATIPITGTGINPARSLGPALVLGLGTTKAWSHLWIFWVGPFAGAAAAMIYHHYILRGAAAKAFASSSYRSPHF, encoded by the coding sequence ATGGCTgcaggcagcggcagcggcagcaatCCTAAGGACTACCAGGatcctcctcccgcgccgctAGTGGACACCGGCGAGCTAGGTAAGTGGTCACTGTATCGCGCCGCCATTGCGGAGTTCACAGCCACGCTGCTGTTGGTGTGCATCAGTGTGAGCACCGTGATCGGTGAGAAGCGGCAGTcgggcgagggcggcgccggcgtgcttGGCATTGCCTGGGCCTTTGGTGGCCTCATCTTCGTGCTGGTGTACTGCACCGCTGGCATCTCCGGGGGGCACATGAACCCAGCCGTGACCTTCGCCATGGTGCTCGCGCGAAGGGTGTCGCTGCCGCGAGCGGCGCTGTACACGATGGCGCAGTGCGTGGGCGCCGTGTGCGGCGCAGGGCTCGCCAGGGCGATGCACGGTGGCGGGCAGTACGCGCGGCACGGCGGAGGTGCCAACGAGCTGGCGGCGGGCTACTCGGCGGGGGCAGGGGTCGTGGCGGAGATGGTGGGCACGTTCGTGCTGGTGTACACGGTGTTCTCGGCGACGGACCCGAAGCGGAAGGCCAGGGACTCTCACGTGCCGGTGCTGGCGCCGCTTCCCATCGGGTTGGCGGTGCTGGTTGTGCACCTTGCCACCATCCCCATCACCGGCACTGGCATCAACCCCGCCCGCAGCCTTGGCCCCGCCCTCGTCCTCGGCCTCGGCACCACCAAGGCCTGGTCCCACCTCTGGATCTTCTGGGTGGGCcccttcgccggcgccgccgccgcaatgaTCTACCATCACTACATCCTCAGGGGCGCTGCCGCCAAGgccttcgcctcctcctcctaccgaTCACCCCATTTTTAA
- the LOC4334874 gene encoding heavy metal-associated isoprenylated plant protein 9 isoform X1 produces MGEQVKLNDDKEEGGKEKNSKQVEEVAPAAEKKEEAAAAADAGSKEEEQVPPPPAPVILGVELHCTGCARRMRRCILRSKGVQGVEVDMGGNQLTVTGIVDPQALCARLRHKTLRNATVISPPPPPTSTEDQDQHQPSPRPPLVHSQVSDVTTVELLVNMHCEACAQQLHKKILKMRGVQTADTNLSTGKLTVTGTVSGDKLAEYIHRRTGKLATVVVPPPPKPKEEEEEKTNDDKPPPPPAAEADKKDEENKPAAEDGSSKLQNEAEGNANKEAAAAAEEEAPEEEKAAAIANNKQQQEDGSVVVEGFPPEEMMKRMHLYWPPYGHGYTSYYHHHHHHQGGQAHPCANLHSWVPPPPPPPPPPPPVYYSSYVMLDRPPPPPPQLFSDENPNATTTLQGEAQIKPNWG; encoded by the exons ATGGGCGAGCAAGTTAAGCTCAACGACGACAAG gaggagggcggcaaGGAGAAGAATTCGAAGCAGGTGGAAGAAGTAGCACCGGCGGCAGAGAAGAAGGAggaagctgcagcagcagcagatgcagGGAGCAAGGAAGAAGAGCaggtgccgccgccaccggcaccGGTGATCCTGGGCGTGGAGCTTCATTGCACCGGTTGCGCCAGGAGGATGAGGCGGTGCATCCTGCGGAGCAAGGGCGTGCAGGGCGTGGAGGTGGACATGGGCGGCAACCAGCTCACCGTCACGGGCATCGTAGACCCTCAAGCCCTCTGCGCTCGCCTCCGCCACAAGACCTTGCGCAACGCCACCGTcatctccccgccgccgcccccaacTAGTACCGAGGACCAAGACCAGCACCAGCCatccccgcggccgccgctcgtccATTCGCAGGTGAGCGATGTGACGACGGTGGAGCTCCTGGTGAACATGCACTGCGAGGCCTGCGCCCAGCAACTGCACAAAAAGATTCTCAAGATGAGAG GGGTCCAAACCGCTGACACCAACTTGAGCACCGGCAAGCTGACGGTGACCGGTACCGTCTCAGGCGACAAGCTCGCCGAGTACATCCACCGCCGCACAGGCAAGCTCGCCACGGTCGTCGTGCCCCCGCCCCCAAAgcccaaggaggaggaggaggagaagaccaACGACGacaagcctcctcctcctcctgcagcCGAAGCTGACAAGAAAGATGAGGAAAATAAGCCGGCGGCGGAAGACGGCAGCAGCAAGCTGCAGAATGAAGCAGAGGGCAACGCCAAcaaggaagcagcagcagcagcagaggaggaggcgcccgaggaggagaaggcagcAGCGATTGCGAATAataagcagcagcaggaggatggttcggtggtggtggaggggttCCCGCCGGAGGAGATGATGAAGCGGATGCACTTGTACTGGCCGCCGTACGGGCACGGCTACACGAgttactaccaccaccaccaccaccaccagggcGGTCAGGCTCACCCCTGTGCAAATCTTCACTCGTGGgtgcctccaccaccaccaccaccaccacctcctcctcctgtgTACTACAGCAGCTACGTCATGCTGGAccgaccgccaccgccgccgccgcagctcttCAGCGACGAGAACCCAAACGC GACAACTACTCTTCAAGGAGAGGCCCAAATCAAGCCCAATTGGGGGTAA
- the LOC4334874 gene encoding heavy metal-associated isoprenylated plant protein 9 isoform X2 codes for MGEQVKLNDDKEEGGKEKNSKQVEEVAPAAEKKEEAAAAADAGSKEEEQVPPPPAPVILGVELHCTGCARRMRRCILRSKGVQGVEVDMGGNQLTVTGIVDPQALCARLRHKTLRNATVISPPPPPTSTEDQDQHQPSPRPPLVHSQVSDVTTVELLVNMHCEACAQQLHKKILKMRGVQTADTNLSTGKLTVTGTVSGDKLAEYIHRRTGKLATVVVPPPPKPKEEEEEKTNDDKPPPPPAAEADKKDEENKPAAEDGSSKLQNEAEGNANKEAAAAAEEEAPEEEKAAAIANNKQQQEDGSVVVEGFPPEEMMKRMHLYWPPYGHGYTSYYHHHHHHQGGQAHPCANLHSWVPPPPPPPPPPPPVYYSSYVMLDRPPPPPPQLFSDENPNACVIS; via the exons ATGGGCGAGCAAGTTAAGCTCAACGACGACAAG gaggagggcggcaaGGAGAAGAATTCGAAGCAGGTGGAAGAAGTAGCACCGGCGGCAGAGAAGAAGGAggaagctgcagcagcagcagatgcagGGAGCAAGGAAGAAGAGCaggtgccgccgccaccggcaccGGTGATCCTGGGCGTGGAGCTTCATTGCACCGGTTGCGCCAGGAGGATGAGGCGGTGCATCCTGCGGAGCAAGGGCGTGCAGGGCGTGGAGGTGGACATGGGCGGCAACCAGCTCACCGTCACGGGCATCGTAGACCCTCAAGCCCTCTGCGCTCGCCTCCGCCACAAGACCTTGCGCAACGCCACCGTcatctccccgccgccgcccccaacTAGTACCGAGGACCAAGACCAGCACCAGCCatccccgcggccgccgctcgtccATTCGCAGGTGAGCGATGTGACGACGGTGGAGCTCCTGGTGAACATGCACTGCGAGGCCTGCGCCCAGCAACTGCACAAAAAGATTCTCAAGATGAGAG GGGTCCAAACCGCTGACACCAACTTGAGCACCGGCAAGCTGACGGTGACCGGTACCGTCTCAGGCGACAAGCTCGCCGAGTACATCCACCGCCGCACAGGCAAGCTCGCCACGGTCGTCGTGCCCCCGCCCCCAAAgcccaaggaggaggaggaggagaagaccaACGACGacaagcctcctcctcctcctgcagcCGAAGCTGACAAGAAAGATGAGGAAAATAAGCCGGCGGCGGAAGACGGCAGCAGCAAGCTGCAGAATGAAGCAGAGGGCAACGCCAAcaaggaagcagcagcagcagcagaggaggaggcgcccgaggaggagaaggcagcAGCGATTGCGAATAataagcagcagcaggaggatggttcggtggtggtggaggggttCCCGCCGGAGGAGATGATGAAGCGGATGCACTTGTACTGGCCGCCGTACGGGCACGGCTACACGAgttactaccaccaccaccaccaccaccagggcGGTCAGGCTCACCCCTGTGCAAATCTTCACTCGTGGgtgcctccaccaccaccaccaccaccacctcctcctcctgtgTACTACAGCAGCTACGTCATGCTGGAccgaccgccaccgccgccgccgcagctcttCAGCGACGAGAACCCAAACGCGTGCGTCATCTCATAG